A stretch of the Vanacampus margaritifer isolate UIUO_Vmar chromosome 6, RoL_Vmar_1.0, whole genome shotgun sequence genome encodes the following:
- the mgat4c gene encoding alpha-1,3-mannosyl-glycoprotein 4-beta-N-acetylglucosaminyltransferase C, with the protein MRLLWKSLDKMRCLRKRSAIPFLGFLITFLLFLNLYIEDGYVLEEDKRQLRETSAHPPSAERYVHTFRDLSNFSGSINVTYRYLAGTPLNRKKYLTIGLSSVKRKRGNYLLETIKSIFDQSSYEELKEIVVVVHLADFDSLWCENLLQEILRKFSHHIIAGRLLVIQAPEEYYPSLDGLKRNYNDPEDRVRFRSKQNVDYAFLLNFCTNLSDFYMMLEDDVRCSRNFLTALKKVIASRDGSYWVMLEFSKLGYIGKLYHARDLPRLAHFLLMFYQEMPCDWLLIHFRGLLAQKDVIRFKPSLFQHMGYYSSYKGAENKLKDDDFEEDAVDIPDNPPARLYTNIDVFENYDAAKAYSAVDEYFWGKPPSTGDFFVVVFNKSAKISKIKIATGSDDRQNDILHRGALEVGEKLVGTKKGKQCSSYITLGEFKNGNIEVRDVDHKISFEVECVRIVVTAGQKEWLIIRSISLWTTPPPSQ; encoded by the exons ATGAGGCTGCTGTGGAAGTCCCTAGACAAGATGAGGTGTCTGAGGAAGCGCTCGGCCATCCCCTTCCTTGGCTTCCTCATCAcgttcctcctcttcctcaaccTTTACATTGAAGACGGATATGTGCTG GAAGAAGATAAGAGGCAGCTCAGGGAGACGTCGGCCCACCCCCCGAGCGCAGAGCGATACGTGCACACTTTCCGAGACCTCAGTAACTTCTCGGGATCCATCAACGTCACGTACCGCTATCTGGCCGGGACGCCGCTCAACCGCAAGA AGTATTTGACCATCGGGCTTTCGTCGGTGAAAAGGAAGCGAGGGAACTACCTTCTGGAGACCATCAAGTCCATCTTTGACCAGTCCAGCTACGAAGAACTGAAGGAGATCGTGGTGGTGGTCCACCTGGCCGACTTCGACTCTCTGTGGTGCGAGAACCTGCTGCAGGAAATCCTCCGCAAGTTCTCGCACCACATCATCGCCGGCCGCCTGCTGGTGATCCAGGCTCCCGAGGAGTACTACCCATCCTTGGACGGCCTGAAGAGGAACTACAACGACCCAGAGGACCGGGTTCGCTTCCGCTCCAAGCAGAACGTGGACTACGCCTTCCTGCTCAACTTCTGCACCAACCTGTCCGACTTCTACATGATGCTGGAGGACGACGTGCGCTGCTCTCGTAACTTTCTGACGGCGCTGAAGAAGGTGATAGCATCCCGGGATGGATCCTACTGGGTGATGTTGGAGTTCTCCAAGCTGGGCTACATCGGGAAGTTGTACCACGCGCGGGATCTGCCGCGCCTGGCGCACTTCCTGCTCATGTTCTACCAGGAGATGCCGTGCGATTGGCTGCTCATCCACTTCCGAGGCCTGCTGGCCCAAAAGGACGTGATTCGCTTCAAGCCGTCGCTCTTCCAGCACATGGGCTACTACTCGTCCTACAAGGGAGCCGAGAACAAGCTGAAGGATGACGACTTTGAGGAGGACGCGGTGGACATTCCCGACAACCCGCCGGCACGCCTTTACACCAACATCGACGTCTTCGAGAACTACGACGCCGCCAAGGCCTACAGCGCCGTGGACGAGTACTTCTGGGGAAAGCCCCCGTCCACCGGGGACTTCTTCGTGGTGGTCTTCAACAAGTCGGCCAAGATCAGCAAGATCAAGATCGCCACAGGATCCGACGACAGACAGAACGACATCCTCCACCGCGGAGCTCTGGAAGTCGGCGAGAAACTGGTGGGCACCAAGAAGGGAAAGCAGTGTTCCTCGTACATCACCTTGGGGGAGTTTAAGAACGGCAACATCGAAGTCCGGGACGTAGACCACAAGATCAGCTTTGAAGTGGAGTGTGTGCGTATCGTAGTGACAGCTGGTCAGAAGGAGTGGCTAATAATCAGAAGTATAAGTTTATGGACGACACCTCCGCCCAGCCAATGA